Proteins from a single region of Acidobacteriota bacterium:
- a CDS encoding ATP-binding protein: MFRTLTSRLVLSYLALTIALFLLVFHILSIAMMASLDRAMETLLGQLVDRGQTFDEALADLSEKDYSVEQFYFRLYDGNGRVAIADGLDQPAAQDLAVRMQPGENRTDTLTVGPRTTLRLVSRKLDDGATLQAGVLLDNDQKLFGELAQHWWMGVLGLALPTAVLAWWMAHGAMRGVRRVTRTAEEILAGSLKARVPERQQVIEVQELTATINRMLDKIDTLVTDLQFVTVDVAHDFRSPLTRIRSAAEIALRGADSPETYRDLAVRAIEETTRLEEVLETMLEIVRLDSGRERDQRENLDLAELVREVAELYSEAAESQGVTLSSRVVAAPSVVADRIALQRAVANLVDNALKFTPDGGTVEVGVESYGEDHVVLFVEDSGPGVPEADRPKIFERFYRADASRQKSGHGLGLSYVKAAVKANGGRVAVTCPPQGGSRFEIRLPVGDRNG; encoded by the coding sequence ATGTTTCGCACTCTCACCAGCCGCCTGGTCCTGTCCTATCTCGCCCTCACCATCGCTCTGTTTCTGCTCGTCTTCCACATCCTGAGTATCGCCATGATGGCGAGCCTCGACCGCGCCATGGAGACCCTGCTGGGTCAGCTCGTCGACCGCGGACAGACTTTCGACGAGGCCCTCGCCGACCTCTCCGAAAAGGACTATTCGGTCGAGCAGTTCTACTTCCGCCTCTACGACGGCAACGGTCGCGTCGCGATCGCCGACGGCCTCGACCAGCCGGCCGCTCAGGATCTCGCCGTCCGCATGCAGCCCGGCGAGAATCGCACCGACACGCTCACCGTCGGGCCACGCACGACCCTGCGGCTGGTCTCCCGCAAGCTCGACGACGGCGCGACCCTGCAGGCCGGAGTCCTGCTCGACAACGACCAGAAGCTGTTTGGCGAGCTCGCCCAGCACTGGTGGATGGGCGTCCTTGGCTTGGCCCTGCCGACCGCCGTCCTGGCCTGGTGGATGGCCCACGGCGCGATGCGCGGCGTCCGCCGCGTGACCCGCACCGCCGAAGAGATCCTCGCCGGATCCCTCAAGGCCCGGGTGCCCGAGCGCCAGCAGGTGATCGAAGTCCAGGAGCTCACCGCCACCATCAATCGCATGCTCGACAAGATCGACACCCTGGTCACCGATCTGCAGTTCGTCACCGTCGATGTCGCCCACGACTTTCGCAGCCCGCTGACCCGCATTCGAAGCGCCGCCGAGATCGCCCTGCGCGGCGCCGACTCCCCGGAGACCTACCGCGACCTCGCGGTGCGCGCCATCGAAGAGACCACCCGCCTCGAAGAGGTCCTCGAGACCATGCTCGAGATCGTGCGCCTGGACTCCGGCCGTGAACGAGACCAGCGCGAGAACCTCGACCTGGCCGAGCTGGTCCGGGAGGTCGCGGAGCTTTACTCCGAGGCCGCCGAGTCACAGGGCGTCACGCTTTCCAGCCGAGTCGTTGCGGCGCCGTCGGTCGTCGCCGATCGCATCGCGCTGCAGCGCGCCGTCGCCAACCTGGTGGACAACGCCCTCAAGTTCACGCCCGACGGCGGCACCGTCGAGGTCGGCGTCGAAAGCTACGGAGAGGATCATGTGGTGCTGTTCGTCGAAGACTCGGGCCCCGGCGTTCCCGAAGCCGATCGACCGAAGATCTTCGAACGCTTCTATCGCGCCGACGCCTCGCGCCAGAAATCCGGCCACGGTCTGGGTCTGAGCTACGTCAAGGCCGCGGTCAAGGCGAACGGCGGCAGGGTCGCCGTGACCTGCCCACCGCAAGGCGGATCGCGCTTCGAGATTCGCCTGCCGGTCGGTGACCGAAACGGCTGA
- a CDS encoding efflux RND transporter permease subunit, producing the protein MTTGDRLTPSPVAWFVANPVAANLIMALIIVVGIVTARGLPRESFPGFPPKTVTIEVFFPSGSPEITEEGIVLKLEQALQGTSGIQKISSLSRGDGATLTIEKTPEVDLDQLLADVKARVDAVPNLPPRAERPVIRKETREEQVLWTQVSGNVGRDVLEAIAHDLWRDLQREPGIDRVERVGHRDPEVHIEIADAHLAEHGLTLEQVAAAIDRESLIDLSGQLRDAGGSLMLRTARQSYWASEFADLVLSTRPDGTTLTLGDIASIEAGYHDSSHVWMRYQGLPSIGLRILKEPGASTDRVSQAVQRVIARWQQGHRLPKGVRLDAWNDLSEQITSRVGLLLGNALIGMVLVFAILALTLDLRVAVWVAMGLPVSFGGAFLVMDRFGLSLNDLTTFGMIVALGLVVDDAVVVGESIHATQRQLGSSLASTVRGVHRVAVPTIFGVLTTVAAFSVLGLVKGDFGLVFSQFALVTAGCLLFSLLESKLILPAHLAHLRPGDRPGSRLGRQWARVQNLFSRAFDRLTVHYKGFLEQALKRRYLALGGILVLTAITLGLVASGWVRSTFFPDIPGELVTATLEMEDSAGFGLTERNLARLEASLERTGRRLAGERPLFASIQTHMTGDRTGEVKVELTPHLETLAPRDIADAWRLETGHLEGAETLIFSADFDAFPAISLEVSASEEASLAAAHGEILAGLREIPGVRDVRDNLSPGRSELQLELTAEGRALGLTTGRLADQIQRAFLGYEVQRFQRGPDEVRVRVRYPESDRSSPGDLTKARVRLPSGEAVPLSQVASARFRAATASITRVDGRRVSTIDADVDRAVSSPEEVFARLEEELLPALRSRYPDIEIRQEGELAEIAETTASIALMLALALASIYALIAIPLKSYTQPILIMAVIPFGILGAILGHWIHGLPMSILSFFGLLALSGIVVNDSLLLVALFNRRRQAGDDPPTAWINAGSQRLRAIVLTSITTFAGLAPLILETNEHAQYLIPAAVSIAYGILLATGITLIILPVFQVVADDARRVLGRWLRPAAASKPVFD; encoded by the coding sequence ATGACAACCGGTGATCGGCTGACCCCGTCTCCCGTCGCCTGGTTCGTCGCCAATCCGGTGGCGGCCAACCTGATCATGGCCCTGATCATCGTCGTCGGCATCGTCACCGCCCGCGGCCTGCCGCGCGAGTCCTTTCCGGGCTTTCCTCCGAAGACGGTCACCATCGAGGTGTTCTTTCCCAGCGGCTCCCCGGAGATCACCGAGGAGGGCATCGTCCTCAAGCTCGAGCAGGCCTTGCAGGGCACCTCGGGCATCCAGAAGATCTCCTCCCTCAGTCGTGGCGACGGGGCGACGCTGACCATCGAGAAGACCCCGGAGGTGGATCTCGACCAGCTCCTGGCCGACGTCAAGGCGCGGGTCGATGCGGTGCCCAACCTGCCGCCGCGGGCAGAGCGACCGGTCATCCGCAAAGAGACCCGCGAAGAGCAGGTTCTGTGGACCCAGGTCTCCGGAAACGTCGGGCGGGACGTTCTCGAGGCGATCGCCCATGATCTCTGGCGAGACCTGCAGCGGGAACCGGGCATCGACCGCGTCGAACGGGTCGGTCATCGCGACCCGGAGGTCCACATCGAGATCGCCGATGCCCACCTGGCCGAGCACGGCTTGACCCTCGAACAGGTGGCGGCGGCGATCGACCGGGAGTCGCTGATCGACCTCAGCGGCCAGTTGCGGGACGCCGGCGGCAGCCTGATGTTGCGCACCGCCCGGCAGTCCTACTGGGCGAGCGAGTTCGCCGACCTCGTCCTCTCGACGCGCCCCGACGGCACCACCCTCACCCTGGGAGACATCGCCTCCATCGAGGCCGGCTACCACGACTCCTCCCATGTCTGGATGCGCTACCAGGGCCTGCCGTCGATCGGCCTGCGCATTCTCAAGGAGCCGGGGGCCAGTACCGATCGCGTCAGCCAAGCGGTGCAGCGGGTGATCGCCCGCTGGCAGCAAGGCCACCGCCTGCCGAAGGGCGTCCGTCTCGACGCCTGGAACGACCTCAGCGAGCAGATCACCTCGCGCGTCGGCCTGCTGCTCGGCAACGCCTTGATCGGCATGGTCTTGGTGTTCGCCATCCTCGCCCTCACCCTCGACCTGCGCGTCGCCGTCTGGGTGGCCATGGGGCTGCCGGTGAGCTTCGGCGGCGCCTTCCTGGTGATGGATCGATTCGGCCTCTCCCTCAACGACCTGACCACCTTCGGCATGATCGTCGCCCTCGGACTGGTGGTCGACGATGCGGTGGTCGTCGGCGAGAGCATTCACGCCACCCAGCGGCAGCTCGGCAGCTCCCTGGCCAGCACCGTACGCGGGGTTCACCGGGTGGCGGTGCCCACCATCTTCGGCGTCCTCACCACCGTCGCCGCCTTCTCGGTGCTCGGTTTGGTCAAGGGAGATTTCGGACTGGTCTTTTCGCAGTTCGCCCTGGTCACCGCCGGCTGCCTGCTGTTCTCGCTGCTCGAGTCGAAGCTCATCCTGCCGGCCCACCTGGCTCACCTCCGCCCCGGGGACCGCCCGGGCTCGCGCCTCGGCCGGCAGTGGGCGCGGGTTCAGAACCTGTTCTCGCGCGCCTTCGATCGGCTGACGGTGCACTACAAGGGCTTCCTCGAGCAAGCCTTGAAGCGTCGCTACCTCGCCCTCGGAGGAATCCTGGTCTTGACCGCGATCACCCTCGGCCTGGTGGCTTCCGGATGGGTCCGATCGACCTTTTTCCCGGACATTCCCGGCGAGCTGGTCACGGCGACCCTCGAGATGGAGGACTCGGCCGGCTTCGGATTGACCGAGCGCAACCTCGCCCGCCTCGAAGCGAGCCTCGAACGAACCGGCCGGCGACTCGCCGGCGAGCGCCCCCTGTTCGCCTCGATTCAGACCCACATGACCGGCGATCGAACGGGCGAGGTCAAGGTCGAGCTGACGCCCCACCTCGAGACCCTCGCACCGCGCGACATCGCCGACGCTTGGCGCCTCGAAACCGGCCACCTCGAAGGCGCCGAGACGCTCATCTTCTCGGCCGACTTCGATGCCTTTCCGGCCATCAGCCTGGAGGTTTCGGCCAGCGAGGAGGCTTCCCTGGCGGCGGCCCATGGCGAGATCCTCGCCGGCCTCCGGGAGATCCCCGGAGTGCGCGACGTGCGCGACAACCTCTCCCCCGGCCGCTCCGAGCTGCAGCTCGAGCTCACCGCCGAGGGACGCGCCCTCGGCCTGACCACCGGTCGCCTCGCAGACCAGATCCAGCGGGCGTTCCTGGGATACGAGGTGCAGCGCTTCCAGCGCGGCCCGGACGAGGTGCGGGTGCGGGTGCGCTATCCGGAGTCGGACCGCAGCAGCCCGGGCGACCTGACCAAGGCCCGAGTTCGGCTGCCCTCCGGGGAAGCCGTGCCCCTATCCCAGGTCGCCAGCGCGCGCTTTCGCGCCGCCACCGCCTCGATCACCCGGGTCGATGGTCGCCGGGTCTCGACCATCGACGCCGATGTCGATCGCGCCGTCTCCTCACCGGAAGAGGTCTTCGCCCGCCTCGAGGAAGAGCTCTTGCCCGCCCTGCGGAGCCGCTACCCGGACATCGAGATCCGCCAGGAGGGGGAGCTGGCGGAGATCGCCGAAACCACCGCCTCGATCGCCCTCATGCTGGCCCTGGCGCTGGCTTCCATCTACGCCCTGATCGCGATTCCCCTGAAGTCCTACACCCAGCCGATTCTGATCATGGCGGTGATTCCCTTCGGCATTCTCGGCGCCATCCTGGGGCACTGGATCCACGGTCTGCCGATGAGCATTCTCTCCTTCTTCGGGCTCCTCGCCCTCAGCGGCATCGTGGTCAACGACAGCCTGCTGCTGGTCGCCCTGTTCAATCGCCGGCGGCAAGCCGGCGACGACCCCCCGACCGCCTGGATCAATGCCGGCAGCCAGCGATTGCGGGCCATCGTGCTGACCTCGATCACCACCTTCGCCGGGCTCGCTCCGCTGATTCTGGAGACCAACGAGCACGCCCAGTACTTGATCCCGGCGGCGGTCTCGATCGCCTACGGAATCCTGCTGGCGACCGGCATCACCCTGATCATCCTGCCGGTCTTTCAGGTGGTGGCCGACGACGCCCGCCGGGTCCTCGGACGCTGGCTAAGGCCCGCCGCCGCCAGCAAGCCGGTCTTCGACTAG
- a CDS encoding nucleotidyl transferase AbiEii/AbiGii toxin family protein, protein MSASGSLETVSERLLQTLGERPWKDDFYLAGSAALSLHLSHRPVRDLDLMTRHNRLASRERRALLEDFLRFDSAMMVETARDGYLSARTGEGIGLKLFYYPYPRLAADDERLAGNPGSLVVASLLDLGLMKIAAIISRGSLRDFLDLYGLCQRLPLEELLARSPEKFSRVRDFPLQALKGLADWSVARDQPLPAWHRQPDLAVVESWFRDQVRTLGRRHVGWTGC, encoded by the coding sequence GTGAGCGCCTCTGGATCCCTCGAGACGGTGAGCGAGCGCCTTCTCCAAACCCTCGGTGAGCGTCCCTGGAAGGACGACTTCTACCTCGCCGGCTCGGCGGCCCTGTCGCTGCATCTGTCGCACCGGCCGGTGCGCGACCTCGATCTGATGACGCGCCACAACCGGCTCGCCAGCCGGGAGCGCCGGGCCTTGCTCGAGGACTTCCTGCGCTTCGATTCGGCGATGATGGTCGAGACGGCGCGGGACGGCTATCTGTCGGCGAGGACCGGCGAAGGGATTGGCCTCAAGCTGTTCTACTACCCGTACCCGCGCCTGGCTGCGGACGACGAGCGGCTCGCCGGCAATCCTGGCTCCTTGGTGGTGGCCTCGTTGCTCGATCTCGGCCTGATGAAGATCGCCGCCATCATCAGCCGCGGCTCCCTGCGTGACTTCCTCGACCTCTACGGCCTCTGCCAGCGGTTGCCCCTGGAAGAGCTGCTGGCGCGCTCGCCGGAAAAATTCTCGCGCGTGCGCGACTTTCCCCTCCAGGCCCTCAAGGGCCTCGCCGACTGGTCGGTGGCGCGTGATCAGCCGTTGCCGGCCTGGCATCGCCAACCCGACCTCGCCGTCGTCGAAAGCTGGTTTCGGGACCAGGTCCGCACCCTCGGCCGACGCCACGTCGGCTGGACCGGCTGCTGA
- a CDS encoding efflux RND transporter periplasmic adaptor subunit, producing the protein MLNKKILLAAALTIAVVAGLWSLGSSKSRPASAEDRAAPELRPAAPSPTDLAPPVTIVTVQPTTARPSVLAFGEARAQYRTIIAAETAGSLTTIAPDAHSGGRLARGAVLMTLDGSRQLEALADARAKLGQARVRLAEEELRAQQAKLDWQRIGSDEPATEFLLRQPQRESARLDVEAAEAALVEAQRDLDRTEIRAPFDATVVRRIAALGSYVEPGNELIELDSTRQVEIRLPLKASDWALLPPEKELLAEGWPVDLTTTDSPPRRWQGRVDRIEQHVVRESRQRTLVAIVDRPLEQEFPLFPGTFLRATLAGRSVDGVLELPASAITEQQEIWLVDAEGFLEKAPVDPLFAADGRALVPFATDSEDGLKVVLHPMASFLPGLAVRSVDSHDNR; encoded by the coding sequence ATGTTGAACAAGAAGATCTTGCTGGCCGCCGCCTTGACCATCGCCGTGGTCGCCGGCCTCTGGAGCCTCGGCTCTTCCAAATCTCGGCCGGCCTCGGCCGAAGACCGCGCCGCGCCGGAGCTGCGCCCGGCGGCGCCATCCCCGACGGACCTCGCGCCACCGGTCACCATCGTGACCGTGCAGCCGACCACCGCCCGTCCCTCGGTGCTCGCTTTCGGCGAGGCTCGAGCCCAGTACCGCACCATCATCGCCGCCGAGACCGCCGGCAGCCTGACCACCATCGCTCCCGACGCCCATTCCGGCGGACGCCTCGCCCGCGGCGCGGTCTTGATGACCCTCGATGGCTCCCGGCAGCTCGAGGCGCTCGCCGATGCCCGCGCCAAGCTCGGCCAAGCCCGGGTCCGGCTGGCGGAAGAGGAGCTCCGCGCCCAGCAAGCGAAGCTCGACTGGCAGCGCATCGGTAGCGACGAGCCCGCCACGGAGTTTTTGCTGAGGCAACCCCAACGAGAGTCGGCTCGCCTCGACGTCGAGGCCGCCGAGGCGGCCCTGGTCGAAGCCCAACGGGATCTCGACCGCACCGAGATTCGGGCTCCCTTCGACGCCACCGTGGTGCGCCGCATCGCCGCCCTCGGCAGCTACGTCGAGCCCGGCAACGAGCTGATCGAGCTCGACAGCACCCGCCAGGTCGAGATTCGGCTGCCGCTGAAGGCGAGCGACTGGGCCCTGCTACCGCCGGAGAAGGAGCTGCTCGCGGAGGGCTGGCCGGTCGACCTGACAACCACCGACAGCCCACCTCGCCGCTGGCAGGGGCGGGTCGACCGCATCGAGCAGCACGTGGTGCGGGAAAGCCGCCAGCGCACTCTGGTCGCGATCGTCGACCGGCCCCTCGAGCAGGAGTTCCCCCTGTTTCCCGGCACCTTCCTGCGCGCCACCCTCGCCGGACGTTCCGTCGACGGCGTTCTCGAGCTGCCCGCCAGCGCCATCACGGAGCAGCAGGAAATCTGGCTCGTCGACGCCGAGGGATTCCTCGAAAAGGCCCCGGTCGACCCCCTGTTCGCCGCCGACGGCCGAGCGCTCGTCCCCTTTGCCACCGACTCCGAAGATGGGCTGAAGGTCGTGCTCCATCCGATGGCGTCCTTTCTTCCGGGCCTGGCGGTGAGGAGCGTCGACAGCCATGACAACCGGTGA
- a CDS encoding TolC family protein, translating into MWRALPAVLLLVGCATAVDLPEIDPSAGIPPVWSESFEAPGESITSLAGLSGDPRLRQLVRAALEGNPDIARTALRLRESGALLAVSQGRRLPGVELDAGQRQDRSAEQASSTSTTTVGLTLDWEIDVWGRLADQVREAERRHSALAADQRAARSSLAARTLQAALEQILRSRRLEIETRRAASLEQTLEIIRERYRLGLGSVTDWDAAQSELARSRAQGREDAEAVARSRRRLGLLLGDLAAAPPALPNSLPTVWRPLVPMPGETLAQRPDVAASLDRLAAAGLAEEVARKALLPGFRLTGSLTAEGTSLDSLLEDDPAWTLLANLAAPLINRKALLAEHEAAQYRRAQAAYSHRIVLLDAVLEIENGLGTERSLLEQLPALELSQHHAELSLTSFEGQYTRGLADILDLLAAQRAAFDSQLRLIEARTALLQNRIDLGLALGLEAI; encoded by the coding sequence ATGTGGCGCGCCCTCCCTGCCGTTCTCCTCCTGGTCGGCTGCGCCACCGCCGTCGACCTGCCGGAGATCGATCCGAGCGCGGGAATCCCGCCGGTCTGGAGTGAGTCCTTCGAGGCGCCCGGGGAGTCCATCACGTCGCTGGCCGGCCTGAGCGGCGATCCGCGACTCCGGCAACTGGTCCGCGCCGCCCTCGAAGGCAATCCCGACATCGCCCGGACGGCGCTCCGACTGCGCGAGTCCGGGGCCCTTCTCGCCGTCTCGCAGGGGCGGCGCCTACCCGGTGTCGAGCTCGACGCCGGCCAACGCCAGGACCGCTCGGCGGAGCAGGCCAGCAGCACCTCGACCACCACCGTCGGCCTGACCCTCGACTGGGAGATCGACGTCTGGGGCCGCCTGGCGGATCAGGTGAGGGAAGCCGAGCGCCGCCACTCGGCCTTGGCCGCGGACCAGCGAGCCGCGCGCAGCTCGCTGGCCGCCCGCACTCTCCAGGCAGCCCTCGAGCAGATCCTGCGGTCGCGCCGCTTGGAGATCGAAACCCGTCGCGCCGCATCCCTCGAGCAAACCTTGGAGATCATCCGAGAACGCTATCGCCTCGGCCTCGGCAGCGTCACCGATTGGGACGCCGCCCAGTCGGAGCTCGCCCGCTCGCGCGCCCAAGGGCGCGAAGACGCCGAAGCCGTGGCGCGGTCTCGGCGTCGCCTGGGCCTCTTGCTCGGGGATCTCGCGGCCGCTCCTCCCGCGCTACCGAACTCCTTGCCGACGGTTTGGCGACCGTTGGTGCCAATGCCCGGCGAGACCCTCGCTCAACGGCCCGACGTCGCCGCTTCCCTCGACCGTCTCGCCGCCGCCGGGCTCGCCGAGGAGGTCGCCCGCAAAGCCCTGCTGCCGGGCTTTCGTCTCACCGGCAGCCTGACCGCCGAGGGTACGAGCCTCGACTCGCTGCTCGAAGACGATCCGGCCTGGACCCTGCTCGCCAATCTCGCGGCCCCGCTGATCAACCGCAAGGCCCTGTTGGCGGAGCACGAGGCGGCCCAGTATCGCCGCGCCCAGGCGGCCTACTCCCATCGCATCGTCCTGCTCGACGCCGTGCTCGAGATCGAGAATGGCCTGGGAACCGAGCGCTCCCTCCTCGAGCAACTCCCCGCTCTCGAGCTGTCGCAGCACCATGCCGAGCTCAGCCTGACCAGCTTCGAGGGGCAGTACACCCGCGGCCTCGCCGACATTCTCGACCTGCTGGCCGCCCAGCGGGCCGCCTTCGACTCCCAGCTTCGCCTCATCGAAGCCCGAACCGCTCTCCTCCAAAATCGCATCGATCTGGGTCTCGCCCTCGGCCTGGAGGCCATCTGA